AGGAGGTTAACCCTAACGTTAAAGAAGTACGCAATATTTCTATTTTTGAATGTTTTACAGTCATAAATGCCTCCACAGCAAATTGTTACTGAAAATCTATCACAATTCGCATATAATGTTAAGATTTTTTACATAACTGTAATAGGGAGGTTTCTTGTCACTATCTATGTGGTAATGATATACTAAAAAAAGGGAATGCAAAAAAAGGTGTGTTCCTACAAAAAAGGATGACTCTAAGTGAAAACAAAAGTAAAGTCAACAGAAGCTTCCATTGCCAGTGCAACTGGTAAACTATTAAGAAGCTATTTCGGTAAAGGACCCGGGGCATTATATGTATCCTTAGCCCATTCCTATTTAACGATTTATCTAAAAGACTTTATAACTCCGATGGAGAGTGTGTTACTCGAAAAAACAAAACATAAAAATAGAACAGGCACGAGATGTCGTCATGAATAAATGTATTCCTGAGCTAAAAAGGATATGGCAAAACGAATTTGGAATTACTGTACTACAACTTTATTATGATTGGAATTTAACAAACAAAAGCGGCATTCTATTTGCAGAAATAAAAGCAACACATATTATGAACAACTCCAGCTCGCTTTCAAACGAAGAAAGGACAGGAATTCATCAGGAGATAGAACGCTTTACAGAAAAGGCACAAAAAGCGCCTCGCAATATAAAGTCTGTTCGTTTAAATGAGCGAACCATTGTATCGAAGCGAGAGGATATCCTCGTTACCATTGAGAAAGAGCTCATTTCCTCCGGCTTTGAAGAAGAGTTAAGACTTTCTAAACGAAAGCTGGAAAAAAATATTATGGACAGAGAATATTTGGAATCCATTTTAAATCAACAAATGGAGGATATATTTGTTGATTGGAATTTCCATCATGACATAGGCTATGTAGTAATGATCCTACAAGCTGTATAGATACATGAACTGGCAGGAATGTCGAGACATTAGCGCTTGGACATAAACCGAAAAGGAAGCAAACCTTTTCGGCTTTTTTAATAAAATGAAATCAATCGTTGAGGGCTTTTCCCCCACTGGTTGCTACTACCACTAGGGTATGAATCGCCTTTGTACAGAATCGAGCGTTGCTGGCAGTTAACCTCCTGATTTCCCTGGGGTTCATTTGAAACATGGAAGGGTCGGTCTTACTGCTAGTTACATGCCAAGGTAAATGGAGACAGTTATCATCTTCAACAAGTAAAGGGAGAGGTTGCATGTATCGAATAGTTGCAATTGGACATAATCGGGTACGGGCTATCATCGCAGTAAATGAACAAGAGATGATTTTTGAAACTTATACAGAAGCGGAGAAATATCTTTTAGAAGCAAAAAAGGCAAATGTTATACCAGACAATTATAAATTGACTATCGAAAAACAATAAAGTGAAGCTTCATTCAGTGAAGGTTTTATCACCAGCTAATTGATGTGCCAAAAGGGTATGACTAATGGAATCTAAACAGGATCGGCTATTTGACTTGTGCTTTAAAAAAATGCTTCCGTCCAATTTTTGTAACATTGGATGGAAGCATAGAAGCAATATATGAAAACACGTTAGTCTTCCGGTTTATTTCTCTGAATCCTTCACCCGCTCTTCGTCTTTTACTGTAGCCTTCTTATCACTTGAAGAGAACCAACCAATGACAGCAATTCCTACAAGTACCACATAGAATATGACTTTCCATAAGGTTGAATGTGGAAAATCATGTGGGATAAGTGCGATATCTTCATGTGCAAGTACAATCAAACTAAGCTTCACACCAACCCAGCCGACAATAACAAAAGCAGCCACTTCTAAACCAGGTCGTTTATTCAACAATCCTACAAATATATTTGCCGCAAATCGCATAATAATTAACCCAATCATACCACCGGCAAACACGACTAAAAACTGTGCTGTATCTAGACTTCCTATATGACCTAATTCTGTTGCTGGCAAGGCAACGGCTAGTGCTACAGCAGCTAAGATAGAATCGACTGCAAAAGCAAGATCAGCAAACTCAACTTTCAACACGGTCATCCAAAAACTGCTTCCCTTTTTCTCCTTTGTCTGCTTGTCTTCTTCCACTCCTTTTCTCGGTTTAAACCGGTCATATAAATGTTTCAGAGATATGAATAGTAAGTAAAGCGCACCGAGTGCTTGTACCTGCCAAACATCAACTAAAAACGAAATAACGAATAATGATCCAAACCGGAGAACAAACGCACCAGCTAACCCGTAGAATAATGCTTTTTTACGCTGTTTTTCAGGTAAATGCCTCACCATAATCGCTAAAACAAGCGCATTATCTGCAGCCAACAGTCCTTCTAAACCAATAAGCACAACTAACACCCATAAATATTCGATCAGTAAATCAACGCCCATTCCTTATCTTCTCCTTCCTCTATGGCGATCGAAACTTTTCCAGTTAGGAAAAACCCCATCCGTGCTATAGCTCGCATACATTAGCCAAAAACAACAAATAGTGTAGCAAAGCTATAAAAAAAGGTTCCTACCAACCGGTAAGAACCACCAAAAACAGACCCTTACCAGGATTGGTAAAGGTCTCGCTAACAACGATCGTTGCCAATTCAGCCGGAGAATGATCTCGTAATGACGACTAAAATTGTACAGCTACTCCCCTTTATAAAAACTTGTTCAAAAAGATTTATCATAAAGATACTGCATGACAAAAAATAATCTCTTGAACATTTATTTATAGGAATAAAATCACTTTATTATTAAACCTCTTCTGAGGAGAAATGTCAACTATTAATTTACCAGATTACACCTCAATTGTTGCTTGCAAAATTTTATCCATGGAAGCTTGTAATGTTGCCAATTTATCTTTACTATCCGCTTCACTCGTTCCACGTACACCAAAATAACATTTAATTTTTGGCTCTGTTCCAGACGGGCGTAAGCAGATCCAACAATCCCGTTCCAAAATATACTTCACCATATTCTCTTTGGGCAGCTCGATGTTTTCGACTTGACCATCTTTAAATTTCCTTGTACCGGCCAAATAATCTTCTGTTTGTTCTACCTCCAGACCCCCAAATTTTTGTAAAGGCTCATTACGTACATAATCCATAATCAAACGAATTTTTTCTGAGCCTTGCTTTCCTTTTAGGGTGATAGATTGCATATTTTCAAAATAATAACCATGGCGAGCAAATAGTTCATATAAAGCATCTAAAAGTGTCTTGCCCTGTTGCTGCCAGTAGTACGCCATTTCACAAGCAATCATTGAAGCTTGTACTGCATCTTTATCACGAGCAAAGCTGCTAATTAAATACCCATAGCTCTCTTCATAACCAAAAACAAAGGATTCGCCTGTGCTATCAAACTCTCTAATTTTCTCACCGATAAATTTAAAGCCAGTTAATGTATTCAATGTCTTAATACCATAGTAATCAGCAACTGCCTTACCTAACTCAGATGTGACGACAGTCTTAATCATGCGTCCGGTTCTTAATAGCGCTTTGTCACTATGAGCTAGTAGATAATCTAGCATCAATGCCCCAAGCTGGTTGCCCGTCAACACTTGGTAATCACCTGCACTATTTTTCACTGCGACACCTAGTCTATCTGCATCTGGATCTGTAGCAAGTAGAATGGTTGCATTGGTTTGTTTACCTTGTTCAATAGCCATCGTAAATGCTTGGTGTTCCTCAGGATTAGGCGAAGCAACAGTTGAAAACTCTGGATCTGCAATCGCCTGCTCCTTTACCACGTGAACATTTGTAAAATTCAACTGTTTTAACCCTTTAGGTACGAGCTGAGAGGCAGTTCCATGTAACGGAGTAAAAACAATTGGCATCGTCTTTTCTTTAGCCATTTCATCTGCTGACCATTTTGAAATGCCCTGCAGCTTATCTAAATAAGCATTATCAATTTCATCTTTGATCCAATTGATTAACTCCTGCTCTTCTAATTCGTCCTGTTCCAAATAGGGAACAGATAGCTCATCCTCTACCTGATTAATATACGTAATAATTTCTGAGGCTTGACTCGGTGTAATTTGCCCACCATCTTCGTTATATACTTTAAAGCCATTATACTCCGGTGGATTATGGCTAGCTGTAATCATTACACCGGAAACGGTGCCTAAGTAACGTACAGCAAATGATAATAAAGGTGTAGGTCTTAAAGAAGAAAAAACATAGGCGGTAATTCCGTAAGCACCCAATACTTTAGCTGTTTCTAAAGCAAACTCCTTCGACATATGCCTCGAATCATAAGCAATGACAACGCCACGATCCTTTACATTTACAGTATGCTCCAGCAAATAGTTTGCTAGACCACTTACGGCTTTGCGAATCGTATAAACGTTCATACGATTTGTTCCTGCTCCCAAAACTCCCCGCATGCCACCAGTACCAAAGGTTAATTCTTTATAAAAAGCGTCCTCCAATGCGACAGGATCCGCTTTCAGTTGTTTCAGTTCCTGTTTTAAATTCGGTTCTAGATTTTGATATGAATCCCACTTTTCAAAAGTACGTTCCCAGCTCATCATTCACTTATCCTCCAACATTTTTATCTAAACGAGGAGTTTCCTATTCATTTTCATTTAATCATCGAAATTCCTCGCTGCGCCGACTAATAGTTAACTGCAATCAGTCAGTTTTTCTTTTTTACCTTCATACTATACGAATTTTAGCATATTTTCACTAATTATTCTATGGCAACCCTTTCATGTTTACATCCGCTGGAAAATGGTTAAACTTTACTAATATAGTATAAAACTCTTTTTTGCTCCCATGCTTTTCATCAGAATAATTAAACATTTAATTCACTCCCCAAAAGGTCACTTGGTCATTTTTGATACGAAATATAGTATATGGTGATTTAGTAAAACTACATCATATTGTGGTTTTTGGACAGTCATTTTTTAGAAAACACCCTTTGTGGTGGTAACGAACATTTTGTTTCTCGTACGTATTTCTTAATGTTAGCACATTTCTATATAAGAGGCTTATACATAAGACCCAAGTCTACTGGATAAAAGCAACGTATTTCAGTTTTCAATTACAAGATATACTTTCTATTTTTGGCATAAACAAGTAAAATAATGATATATGAACTCGGGAAAGTAGGGATGCACGTGGTAAATAAACGCTGGTTTCAATTTTTTGTGTTTTTTATTTTAGCTTTCACTTTAATTCTATTAATCTCGGTCACAGACTTTATATTTTTTCCCTTTATAAAAATAGTTGGTTCTGTAGCAGTACCTATTATCGGTGCTGGTATCCTTTACTACTTAACCAAACCTTTAATGTATTTTTTTGAACGTCTAAAAATCAATCGGATTATTTCGATAGTTCTTGTTTTTGTCGTGATGATACTGCTTGGTGTATTTGTATATATGTATATTGCGCCGATTGCGCAACAACAATTCCGCAATTTAATTGATAATGTTCCAAAAATGGTAGACTGGGCACAGGATATGATTTCCTTATGGCAATCTAATCAAACAGCTATTCCTGACCAAGTGAATAAGGCAATTAACGATTTTACCAATAATTTACAGTCGCATATTGACAGTGTTATCAATTATCTGTTTGGATTTATCGGGCAAATTATCGGCTTTGTTACATCATTAGTTCTTGTTCCTTTTTTCCTATTCTTTATGTTAAAGGACGGAGAAAAGCTAGTACCGTTTATTACGCAAATTTTTTCCAAAAAAAAGGCAGCCAATATACGTGCATTACTTTCCAAGCTCGATGCTACATTAACTTCTTTCATCCAAGGCCAATTAATTGTCAGCTTCGCTGTAGGAGTTTTATTGTTTATTGGCTACTTAATTATCGGCTTAAATTACTCTCTGACACTTGCATTGTTTGCTATGGTTATGAATGTTATTCCATTTGCGGGTCCGTTTATTGCTGTCATCCCTGCATTAATCGTTGGAGCCTTTCAGGAGCCAATTATGGTTGTTTGGGTAGCATTAGTAATGATTGCAGCACAGCAAATAGAAAGTAATTTAATTTCGCCAAATGTGATGGGGCGTGCACTAGATTTACATCCACTAACGGTAATTACGGTTATCTTGGCGGCTGGAAGCATCGCTGGCTTCTTAGGTATTCTGTTTGCAGTCCCATTCTACGCAGTAATTAAAACGATCATTCTTCATTTTTATCAAACATATGTAGATTCCAAAAAGAATAAAGAAGATGCGCTTATTTAAACATCTATAGCGAGGTCTGATTAAACAGACCTCGCTTTTTTGTTTCATACGGTTGTCCCACGTATAACTGACAGCAAGAACTGCTATTCTTTGCTTTGGATTGTTCCTATGCAGGTTCATTGATGGTTTAACTGTTCTTCCATTCTACGAGGCGAAGCCCAGTAGGAAGAGCGTAGGTTCCAACAGTAAGTTAAATGAACCCTTGTTTGACCAACATAACTTCTCGTTAGTAAGTGAAAACAAATCTTTTTAAATCCGTTTAACTACCTTCTTCACAGCAAGCTTCTTTAACTACATCGAAATCTATACACCATTGCGGATCCAACTTTATAGTAGCCAATTTTCTGATATATATAATTAGAAATCGGATTGGATACATCTGTGTACAAGCTACAAAACTGATACCCTTTATTAAGCAACTGCTGGCTTAATGCTGCAACTGCACTTGTAGCATAGCCATTTCCTTTAAAGTGGTCTGGTGTAAACACGGCATTAATAGCAGCTCCGTTCCTCGTCTTTCTTGAGCAATTAGCCATGGACACAAGTTGGTCATTTATCCGCCAAAAGAAAGCAGATTGCTCCTTAATAAACCGCCTTGCTATTTGCTCTGCACGTTGTAAGGAGATCTCTTCGCCAGCTTGCTTACCAAATTGTTGCAGCCAATCTATTAATAGGGGCAGATCCTGCTCTTTTGCCACAATTAGTTCTCCAGTCTGCCGAGCATGCTTTTTCACCTTATCTAGCTGGTAAATAAGTTCACGCATATGTACGGAGGCAGTACAGCCTGTAAGCTTTCCCCATTCCGCTGCAAAAGTAGTAGCGTACGATTCCGGACCTATGACACCAGGAACTCCCCAACCTCTGTTCCATAGATGTTCCACAATACATTGTACCGTCTCTTTGTCCATATTGCCTTCCAAATCAGGAAGTACCCAATTATGTGGTGGCGTACGTAAAAATGGATAGAGTAATTGACCATCCTTTTCTACCCATCCTAAATAACAGTCTCCCTGCTCCTGTTGCAAACGTTCCAAAATGCCAAGCATTAAATTATTACACGCTTCTTTCTTTAACAGCTCTTCTTCTACCATGTCCAGATAGTACTGTAATGACTTTGTAAATCGAACTTCCATTCAAGCCCCCCCCCCCCGCAAGAATTCTTTATAATATACATCGTTTTCCCTGTTTTGTAAACTTCATTTTCGTTACACTAGTGATGAGGAGGGATATGGAGATGACTCGAAAACAATTACAGGATAAGCTAGATGAATTAAAATCAGACTACGTACGAATACAAGGTGATTTAGATAAGCTGGAGTATGTACGCGGAAGAGTATCCTCGGCAGAGGAACAACTAATTCGCTTAGAAGGGGAAATTGCAGAAGTGCATCGGCAGTTGGATGAACTAAACACGTATCAGGACATGTCCTAATACTATGAAACGTCCTGTATAAAGTAATCAATCAGTACACGCTTTTACCACTCACTATTTATTAGATGAACATACGAGCAGTTGACTCGCAGTTAGATTCCCCGCGTACTGCCCAGTTACATGCGGTATAATCGAAAGAAGGAAGCTAATTAGCTTCCTTCTTTCGATTGACCATTACGCTGTATTTCCAGCTTTGCTTGGATTTTCGCTTTCTCTTTATTTGCTGGTGTCAAACTGACAATTCGATCTCCCACAGCGGGGACTGTCCGCATTTCTTCCGAATAAAACTTCAATTGCCCAGATGGCTTAATCAAATATAGAAATACGGTCGAATCATCTTTATCTGCTAAATATTGTTTGTAATTATATTGAGAGGTTAATGTTGTCTGTCTAAATACGTAGTGATTATCTAATTTATCGAGTAAATCTTCCATCGTAAATTTCTTATCAAACAGAATTCGGCCGCCTACTCTTGACACGACCTCTGATGTATCGCCACTAATTTGATCTAATGGACTTATTTTAAACACATTTGTTCTTCCATACTCTGGCATAAAAGTCGTACACACTAATGAATTAAATGCGTGATCATCGGTTGCTGCCAATAGATATTCATATGGAATGGTGTCTAAATTATATTCTGTCTGTTCCGACAAAATATTCCCGTGATAAAAGTTAATTCCTGCTTCTCGTACAGGACGCAGTTTTTCCCACGAGGAATCCACAATAATAACCGGGAAATCTGCTTTTGAAAGAGATTTAGCTAATTCTACCGTAAACCGATTGGCCCCGACAATAATTGCCCCAGGCCTTCCTTCCATGGATAGATGCAATTTCTTCGACAGCCAGCCGATAGAAAAACCATGTGCCACAACGGTAAAGAACACAAGCCCAAAGGTGAGCGTGGTTAAAATTTGCGCATCTTCATAACCTTGTTCTGCCAAAACTCCGGCAAAATAACCAGAAACCGTTAATGCCACAATCCCTCTTGGAGCAATCCAACCAACTAGTGCTTTTTCATTAAATGATAAGCTGGTTCCAATTGTGGAAAGGAAAATAGATAATGGGCGCACAATAAACATCATAAGCAGCACATAACCAATAATATTTGGACGGAATATGTGCAACAACGTTTCTATTTGCAAAGAAGCTGTCAACATAATGAAGATTGTCGAAATAAGCAGAATCGAAATATTCTCCTTAAAGTGACGCATATCGGAAATAGAACTAATCCCCATATTCGCCAGTGTTATTCCCATTGCTGTAACAGATAAGAGCCCCGTTTCATGAACGATTTCATCAGCTATTGTAAAACAAAGAATAACTACAATTACTACAGCAGGAGACTTTAAAAATTCTGGTATATGGCCGGTTTCAAACATCCAGCCAATTCCTCGTCCGCAAGCCCAGCCAAAGATGGCAGCAAATATGGAAGCGGCAAAGAATAATAATAGTTTGGCTACATCAGGATCTGATGCAGTTAAAAAGGTAATGATTTCAAAGGCAAAAACTGCAAGCAATGCACCGATTGGATCAACAATAATGCCTTCCCACTTTAAAATTTTTGCTGGTCTAGCTTTTAATTTTGACTGACGCAAAAGCGGCATAATAACGGTTGGACCGGTAACAATAAATAAGCCACCAATAACGAAGGCGACAGCCCAAGAAAGACCAGCAATATAATGTGCTGTTAAAGAACCTAGAATCCAGGCAATAAACGCCCCGACCGTTGAAATACGGAATACGGGTTTACCAAGTCCTCGTAATTCTTTAAAGCTTAAATTTAAACTCCCCTCAAATAATATAATTGCTACTGCAACCGAAATGATCGGACTATATAAACTGCCAAAGTCTTCTTCAGGGTTTAAAAAGCCCAAAATAGGTCCTGCCAACAGTCCTGTTATCGACATTACGACAATCGCAGGCATGCGATAACGCCACGCAATCCACTGTGAGCCAATCCCTAAAAGACCTATTAGCATGATTTCAAATAGTAATGATGGTACCATGTTATACCTCCTTGAACTAAAATATTATCGGTAAAGCTCCAGTTAATTGGAGGTATAGCAATGCTCCTCCAATCATAATACCCTTAACTATCGCTTTTAAATTGAAGGAGCAGAAGAATGAACTGCTTGCTTATAAATAGAGTTGTAAACCCATTTTCTTAAAACTCTGGTCTAAATTGTAAACCGGCTGCAAATAGCACGTGTTCACTTTTCATTTACCTTATCCGTTCAAAACATAAAACGATATTTTGGTCTTTCGAGCATCTTTTAAAAACGGGATAAATGAAACATTAAGCTAAAAACATTTTAAAGGGGAAAAGGGAGAATGTAAACAATTTTAAACAAATAAGTCTTAAAACATATAATTGCAAACTTTTTTTCTTTTCATGATGTGATCCAGCAATTTGTTATTTCATGGAGTTTTAGGTTTCATAAGTAGTTGAAAAGATGACGTTAAAAGCTTGGTACGTTTTTTATCCTGCATGTAACTTACAGTAAGAGCTATGCGTTCATTCATGCGGTGAAATATGAGTACGCCGGATATCCAACTTTAAGTCAAATGTCCGATCCGATTCAGAAGTCCTTGTTTATGCCTCTGCGGTACGAACAATCATAAAAGCCCTCCACTGTTGACGTTTCACTTTATCCTTTAAAGGATAAACCGTCTTAAAGGTACGAAGCAACTTTTATAGAAGGAATTAATTATACTTAGCATATACCGAGTACCCATATCTCATGATGAATGTGACAAGGATTTTTTAACCTTTTCTTTTATGTTCGTTGACATAGAAAACCGTTTACTGTTAAGATAATGACTGCTTTGTTATATTTTCAAACTACCGACAATAAAGGGCGAAAAATTCAGATTATATTGTCATTTTCATTTTTTTATTTGCTGGCAGCGGGGTAGCATTATTATTGTCTGTTAATTCACAAAAATAGAACCTTTGCTTTGCTTATATGAAAGGTGCGGCCTATACATTCGGAGGGAACGAACATGAAAAAAGACACATTTATTATTGGTTTTATGTTATTTGCTTTATTCTTCGGTGCTGGTAACTTAATCTACCCACCTGTACTAGGTGTAGCTTCAGGTACATCTTTTTTCCCTGCTATTGCAGGATTTGTAATTACTGGGATTGGAATACCCATCCTAGCTGTTACAGCAATTTCATATGTTAAAAACGACGCCAGAGAACTAGGAAATGATGTTCATCCTTTATTTGGTCTGATCTTTACCTGCCTCGTTTATTTAGCAATTGGCCCATTCTTTGGTATCCCGAGAGCAGCTACAGTTGGTTACGAAATGAGCATTGAGCCGCTTTTGAATGAAACGACACCATGGTCTTTATGGTTATTTACAAGTATATTTTTTCTCGCGGTTCTTTTAGTTAGCTTAAACCCATCCAAGATGGTTGATCGAATTGGACAGCTACTAACACCTATCCTATTACTTTCTATTGCAGCCCTAGTCATTGGTGGGTTCATTTTATTTGATCAACCCCTATCCTCGGCTTCCGAAGATTATGCCCAAACCCCCTTTTTCACAGGGTTTATTGAAGGATATTTAACGATGGATGCAATTGCTGCACTTGCATTTGGTATTATTGTTGTACAAACTTTTAAGGAGCGGGGGTTATCCACAAAAGGGGAAATCATCAAAGCAACCTTAAAGGCTGGAGCAGTTGCCGGGGTTGGACTAGCTACAGTCTATACAACGATGGGATGGATTAGTGCCAAAATGCCAAATGGGGATACATTTACAAATGGTGGAGAAATATTATCTCAAGCGGCCACACAAATATTTGGTACGTCAGGTACGTTATTATTAGGAATTATCGTTACATTGGCATGTTTCACAACGTCCGTAGGGCTTGTCGTTGCTGCTTCTCAATTTTTTTCAAAAATCAGTCCTCTATCCTATAAGTGGCTGACTGCAATTATTACACTGGCAAGTTTTATCATTGCGAACCAAGGTCTAAATACGATCATTCGTTTTTCCGTCCCTGTACTTGTATTTTTGTATCCAATCGCCATCGTCCTAATCATCCTTACATTCATGCGGTCAATGTTCAAAAATAAACAAGCTGTTTATCGAGGCGCTATCCTTTTCACAAGTATTGTTAGCTTATATGATGGATTACAAGAATTAGGCGTGCAAATGCCTGTTGCCTCTGAATATATGGCATTACTTCCCTTTTCAAATATTGGTTTAGGGTGGCTATTTCCTGCTGTAATTGGCAGTTTAATTGGGTGGGCACTGTCGAAACTACGGAATCAATAACAAAGAGGTAGAGTAACATATTAGCCCTCACTTATTCCAAATTAAAGTAACAGAAAAATCCCCACTTTAAGAGTAGAGAAATTGTCACGTAGTTATAAGCATTGCGACATCTATATTCTCGATTTGTTGGACCTACAAGTTGTGGGATCATAAGAGGCTTGGTACAGAAAAAGCGTTTTTCTTTTCAAGGAAACCACTACTGATTGATGTCTTACTTTATTTCTAATCTATCATTACTACTTATTCATGAAGCAAAATATGTTAAGATGGATGAGGTAAAGGAGGAAATCGAAAATGGGCGTACGTGAAGAAAAACTATTACAAACCTATTTTGGTTACCAACATTTTCGTCCAGGTCAAAAAGAAACGATTGACTTTATTATAAATGGGAAAAACATTCTTGCTGTTATGCCCACAGGGGGTGGAAAGTCACTTTGCTACCAAATTCCCGGGTTAGCTTTAGAAGGAACCGCCATTATTATTTCCCCGCTCATCTCATTAATGAAAGATCAAGTAGATGCATTGCAAGCTTTAGGAGTTACGGCTACGTATATTAATAGTACTTTATCTCCAGAGCAACAACAGACCTGTTTACGAGATATTTCGTTAGGGAGATATAAGTTTGTATATGTGGCTCCCGAACGATTTGAATCTAGCTTTTTTATGCGTGTGTTACGCCGCATACGAATATCCTTAATAGCTTTTGATGAAGCCCATTGTATTTCTCAATGGGGGCATGATTTTCGCCCCAGTTATCGCTCAATCATTCCGCAGTTGCAAAAACTCCCCCGTCAGCCAGTAGTGATAGCATTAACGGCAACAGCAACTACAGAAGTGATTCAAGATATTCAGCAGCAATTACATATTGAAAATGTGGTGAATACAGGTTTTGAACGGGAAAACTTAGCGTTTCATGTCGTAAAAGGAAAAGCTAAGCGCAATTATATTGCTTCTTTTTTAAACGAACGAAAATCAGAATCTGGCATTATTTATACAGCTACAAGAAAACAGACAGATACGCTTTACGACCAGTTGAAAGCTCAAGGTTATTCTGTAGCAAAGTATCATGCTGGTTTAACGGAATTGGAAAGAAAAAGAGCACAATCTGCCTTTATTCATGACGAAAAACAGCTAATGATAGCAACGAATGCGTTTGGAATGGGAATTGATAAATCAAACGTTCGTTTTGTCATTCATTATGCCATGCCGATGAATATTGAATCATACTATCAGGAAGCAGGCAGAGCAGGCAGAGATGGAGAAGCAAGTGATTGTATTCTGTTATTTTCACCACAGGATATTCAGTTGCAAAAATTTCTAATTGAACAATCCAATATGGACGAACCTGGTAAACAAGCAGAGTACCGAAAATTGCAAGCAATGACCAATTATTGCCACACACATAGCTGCTTA
This genomic interval from Virgibacillus pantothenticus contains the following:
- a CDS encoding Na-translocating system protein MpsC family protein; the encoded protein is MKTKVKSTEASIASATGKLLRSYFGKGPGALYVSLAHSYLTIYLKDFITPMESVLLEKTKHKNRTGTRCRHE
- a CDS encoding AI-2E family transporter, producing the protein MHVVNKRWFQFFVFFILAFTLILLISVTDFIFFPFIKIVGSVAVPIIGAGILYYLTKPLMYFFERLKINRIISIVLVFVVMILLGVFVYMYIAPIAQQQFRNLIDNVPKMVDWAQDMISLWQSNQTAIPDQVNKAINDFTNNLQSHIDSVINYLFGFIGQIIGFVTSLVLVPFFLFFMLKDGEKLVPFITQIFSKKKAANIRALLSKLDATLTSFIQGQLIVSFAVGVLLFIGYLIIGLNYSLTLALFAMVMNVIPFAGPFIAVIPALIVGAFQEPIMVVWVALVMIAAQQIESNLISPNVMGRALDLHPLTVITVILAAGSIAGFLGILFAVPFYAVIKTIILHFYQTYVDSKKNKEDALI
- a CDS encoding Na-translocating system protein MpsC family protein, which translates into the protein MNKCIPELKRIWQNEFGITVLQLYYDWNLTNKSGILFAEIKATHIMNNSSSLSNEERTGIHQEIERFTEKAQKAPRNIKSVRLNERTIVSKREDILVTIEKELISSGFEEELRLSKRKLEKNIMDREYLESILNQQMEDIFVDWNFHHDIGYVVMILQAV
- a CDS encoding SE1832 family protein, which codes for MTRKQLQDKLDELKSDYVRIQGDLDKLEYVRGRVSSAEEQLIRLEGEIAEVHRQLDELNTYQDMS
- a CDS encoding TerC family protein codes for the protein MGVDLLIEYLWVLVVLIGLEGLLAADNALVLAIMVRHLPEKQRKKALFYGLAGAFVLRFGSLFVISFLVDVWQVQALGALYLLFISLKHLYDRFKPRKGVEEDKQTKEKKGSSFWMTVLKVEFADLAFAVDSILAAVALAVALPATELGHIGSLDTAQFLVVFAGGMIGLIIMRFAANIFVGLLNKRPGLEVAAFVIVGWVGVKLSLIVLAHEDIALIPHDFPHSTLWKVIFYVVLVGIAVIGWFSSSDKKATVKDEERVKDSEK
- a CDS encoding phospho-sugar mutase, with the protein product MMSWERTFEKWDSYQNLEPNLKQELKQLKADPVALEDAFYKELTFGTGGMRGVLGAGTNRMNVYTIRKAVSGLANYLLEHTVNVKDRGVVIAYDSRHMSKEFALETAKVLGAYGITAYVFSSLRPTPLLSFAVRYLGTVSGVMITASHNPPEYNGFKVYNEDGGQITPSQASEIITYINQVEDELSVPYLEQDELEEQELINWIKDEIDNAYLDKLQGISKWSADEMAKEKTMPIVFTPLHGTASQLVPKGLKQLNFTNVHVVKEQAIADPEFSTVASPNPEEHQAFTMAIEQGKQTNATILLATDPDADRLGVAVKNSAGDYQVLTGNQLGALMLDYLLAHSDKALLRTGRMIKTVVTSELGKAVADYYGIKTLNTLTGFKFIGEKIREFDSTGESFVFGYEESYGYLISSFARDKDAVQASMIACEMAYYWQQQGKTLLDALYELFARHGYYFENMQSITLKGKQGSEKIRLIMDYVRNEPLQKFGGLEVEQTEDYLAGTRKFKDGQVENIELPKENMVKYILERDCWICLRPSGTEPKIKCYFGVRGTSEADSKDKLATLQASMDKILQATIEV
- a CDS encoding GNAT family N-acetyltransferase: MEVRFTKSLQYYLDMVEEELLKKEACNNLMLGILERLQQEQGDCYLGWVEKDGQLLYPFLRTPPHNWVLPDLEGNMDKETVQCIVEHLWNRGWGVPGVIGPESYATTFAAEWGKLTGCTASVHMRELIYQLDKVKKHARQTGELIVAKEQDLPLLIDWLQQFGKQAGEEISLQRAEQIARRFIKEQSAFFWRINDQLVSMANCSRKTRNGAAINAVFTPDHFKGNGYATSAVAALSQQLLNKGYQFCSLYTDVSNPISNYIYQKIGYYKVGSAMVYRFRCS